A region of Ictidomys tridecemlineatus isolate mIctTri1 chromosome 4, mIctTri1.hap1, whole genome shotgun sequence DNA encodes the following proteins:
- the LOC144376793 gene encoding olfactory receptor 5P4 isoform X1: METENHTAVTEFIILGLTDNRTLCAILFVVFLAVYAVTIVGNISIILLIRSSPQLHTPMYLFLSHLAFVDIGYSTSVTPIMLISFLREKTTIPLTGCIAQLGSDVTFGTTECFLLATMAYDRYVAICSPLLYSTQMSPLVCFLLLGASYLGGCMNASSFTGCLMNLSFCGPNKINHFFCDLFPLLKLSCGHVYIAEISPAISSASVLISTLFTIIVSYIYILHSIVKMRSTEGRNKAFSTCTSHLTAVTLFYGTVLFVYVMPKSSYSADQVKVASVIYTVVIPMLNPLIYSLRNKEVKEAMRKLMARTHWFS, encoded by the coding sequence ATGGAGACTGAAAACCATACGGCAGTGACAGAGTTCATCATTTTGGGATTAACAGACAATCGCACACTATGTGCCATCCTCTTCGTGGTTTTCCTAGCAGTGTATGCAGTGACCATAGTGGGGAATATCAGCATAATCCTGTTAATCCGAAGCAGCCCACAGCTCCACACCCCAATGTACCTCTTCCTCAGCCACTTGGCCTTTGTGGACATAGGATATTCCACGTCAGTTACACCAATAATGCTCATCAGTTTCTTAAGAGAAAAAACTACTATCCCTCTCACAGGCTGCATAGCCCAGCTCGGCTCAGATGTCACTTTTGGGACAACAGagtgctttctcctggccaccaTGGCCTATGACCGATATGTAGCCATCTGTTCTCCCCTGCTGTACTCCACCCAGATGTCCCCACTGGTCTGCTTCCTTCTGTTGGGAGCATCCTACCTGGGTGGTTGCATGAATGCATCATCATTTACAGGCTGTTTGATGAACCTGTCCTTCTGTGGCCCAAATAAAATCAACCACTTTTTCTGTGACCTCTTCCCACTCCTGAAGCTTTCTTGTGGCCATGTTTACATCGCTGAGATTTCTCCTGCCATCTCTTCTGCCTCTGTTCTGATAAGCACATTGTTTACCATAATTGTGTCCTACATATACATCCTCCACTCCATCGTGAAGATGCGCTCCACCGAGGGAAGGAACAAGGCTTTCTCTACCTGCACTTCTCACCTCACCGCAGTCACGCTGTTTTATGGGACAGTTTTGTTTGTGTATGTGATGCCCAAGTCAAGCTACTCAGCTGATCAGGTCAAAGTGGCCTCTGTGATCTACACAGTGGTGATCCCCATGTTGAACCCTCTCATCTATAGTCTGAGGAACAAGGAAGTGAAAGAGGCCATGAGAAAACTGATGGCTAGAACACATTGGTTTTCTTGA
- the LOC144376793 gene encoding olfactory receptor 5P4 isoform X2: protein MKAKIDKRTMETENHTAVTEFIILGLTDNRTLCAILFVVFLAVYAVTIVGNISIILLIRSSPQLHTPMYLFLSHLAFVDIGYSTSVTPIMLISFLREKTTIPLTGCIAQLGSDVTFGTTECFLLATMAYDRYVAICSPLLYSTQMSPLVCFLLLGASYLGGCMNASSFTGCLMNLSFCGPNKINHFFCDLFPLLKLSCGHVYIAEISPAISSASVLISTLFTIIVSYIYILHSIVKMRSTEGRNKAFSTCTSHLTAVTLFYGTVLFVYVMPKSSYSADQVKVASVIYTVVIPMLNPLIYSLRNKEVKEAMRKLMARTHWFS, encoded by the coding sequence ATGGAGACTGAAAACCATACGGCAGTGACAGAGTTCATCATTTTGGGATTAACAGACAATCGCACACTATGTGCCATCCTCTTCGTGGTTTTCCTAGCAGTGTATGCAGTGACCATAGTGGGGAATATCAGCATAATCCTGTTAATCCGAAGCAGCCCACAGCTCCACACCCCAATGTACCTCTTCCTCAGCCACTTGGCCTTTGTGGACATAGGATATTCCACGTCAGTTACACCAATAATGCTCATCAGTTTCTTAAGAGAAAAAACTACTATCCCTCTCACAGGCTGCATAGCCCAGCTCGGCTCAGATGTCACTTTTGGGACAACAGagtgctttctcctggccaccaTGGCCTATGACCGATATGTAGCCATCTGTTCTCCCCTGCTGTACTCCACCCAGATGTCCCCACTGGTCTGCTTCCTTCTGTTGGGAGCATCCTACCTGGGTGGTTGCATGAATGCATCATCATTTACAGGCTGTTTGATGAACCTGTCCTTCTGTGGCCCAAATAAAATCAACCACTTTTTCTGTGACCTCTTCCCACTCCTGAAGCTTTCTTGTGGCCATGTTTACATCGCTGAGATTTCTCCTGCCATCTCTTCTGCCTCTGTTCTGATAAGCACATTGTTTACCATAATTGTGTCCTACATATACATCCTCCACTCCATCGTGAAGATGCGCTCCACCGAGGGAAGGAACAAGGCTTTCTCTACCTGCACTTCTCACCTCACCGCAGTCACGCTGTTTTATGGGACAGTTTTGTTTGTGTATGTGATGCCCAAGTCAAGCTACTCAGCTGATCAGGTCAAAGTGGCCTCTGTGATCTACACAGTGGTGATCCCCATGTTGAACCCTCTCATCTATAGTCTGAGGAACAAGGAAGTGAAAGAGGCCATGAGAAAACTGATGGCTAGAACACATTGGTTTTCTTGA